The following proteins are encoded in a genomic region of Bradyrhizobium sp. SK17:
- a CDS encoding penicillin-binding protein activator: MAGPHHRTSLPSGTTRRTALGLLLGAPLLTACSGVQQSLSQFSSGNPEAGPSGPPQQPQAVGTGQVKIGLILPLSAAGNAGLAAQSMRNAAEMALAEFQNPNIQLLIKDDGGSPQGAGQGAQQALAEGAEIILGPLFAASVPPVAQLARPRGTSVIAFSTDSSVAGHGVYLLSFLPESDINRIVDYSASIGKRSFAAMVPDNAYGNVVEAAFKQAAGRKNGRVVAFEKYGADRAAAARTVAQALGQADALLIADDGDSVVATADALTAAGANLRNIQLLGTGLWDNPRVFASPALQGGLYAAPDPSGFRSFAGRYRAKYGGEPVRTSTLAYDAVALMAALARTQGAQRFAPETLTNPSGFAGIDGLFRFRSDGTNERGLAVMKVASGGGTPVAGSPKSFGA, encoded by the coding sequence ATGGCAGGCCCGCATCACCGCACGTCACTGCCGTCGGGCACGACCCGGCGGACCGCGCTTGGCCTCCTTTTGGGCGCGCCGCTGCTGACGGCCTGTTCGGGCGTCCAGCAGAGCCTGAGCCAATTTTCCAGCGGTAACCCCGAGGCTGGTCCGTCCGGCCCGCCGCAACAACCGCAGGCGGTCGGCACCGGGCAGGTCAAGATCGGACTGATCCTGCCGCTGTCGGCCGCCGGCAATGCTGGGCTCGCCGCCCAGTCGATGCGCAACGCGGCGGAAATGGCGCTCGCGGAATTCCAGAACCCGAACATCCAGCTCCTGATCAAGGACGATGGCGGCAGCCCGCAGGGCGCCGGTCAGGGGGCCCAGCAGGCCTTGGCGGAGGGCGCGGAGATCATCCTGGGACCGCTGTTCGCTGCCTCGGTGCCTCCCGTTGCACAACTGGCGCGGCCACGCGGAACCTCGGTGATCGCGTTCTCCACCGATTCGAGCGTGGCCGGCCACGGCGTCTATCTGCTGAGCTTCCTGCCGGAGTCCGACATCAACCGGATCGTCGATTACTCCGCCAGCATCGGCAAGCGCTCGTTCGCCGCGATGGTGCCCGACAATGCCTATGGCAACGTGGTCGAGGCCGCGTTCAAGCAGGCGGCCGGGCGCAAGAACGGCCGCGTCGTCGCCTTCGAGAAATATGGCGCCGATCGCGCGGCCGCGGCGCGGACGGTGGCGCAGGCGCTTGGCCAGGCCGACGCGCTGTTGATTGCCGACGATGGCGATTCGGTGGTCGCGACGGCCGACGCGCTGACCGCGGCCGGCGCCAATCTGCGCAACATCCAGCTGCTCGGCACAGGTCTGTGGGACAATCCGCGGGTGTTTGCGAGCCCCGCCTTGCAGGGCGGCCTCTATGCGGCCCCGGATCCCTCCGGCTTCCGCAGCTTCGCCGGCCGCTACCGCGCCAAATATGGCGGCGAACCGGTCCGCACCTCGACGCTGGCCTATGATGCGGTGGCGCTGATGGCGGCGCTGGCGCGCACCCAGGGCGCGCAACGTTTCGCGCCGGAGACGCTGACCAATCCCTCCGGCTTTGCCGGCATCGATGGTCTGTTCCGCTTCCGCTCCGACGGCACCAATGAGCGCGGCCTTGCGGTCATGAAGGTGGCGTCCGGCGGCGGCACGCCGGTAGCAGGCTCGCCGAAGAGCTTTGGGGCCTGA
- a CDS encoding YifB family Mg chelatase-like AAA ATPase, which yields MVQRVSTVAFEGIEARAVDVQVQVAPGLPAFAIVGLPDKAVSEARERVRSALIASGLALPARRITVNLAPADLPKEGSHYDLPIALGLMAAIGAIPPDALSGFTVLGELGLDGSIAAVAGVLPAAIGANSRDEGLICPAACGSEAAWASPDIQIIAAHSLIQIANHFKGTQLLWRPQPKVHEREDALLDLRDIKGQESAKRALEIAAAGGHHLLMIGSPGAGKSMLAARLPSILPPLSPSELLEVSMIASVAGMIRDGALTARRPFRSPHHSASMAALTGGGMRAKPGEISLAHQGVLFLDELPEFDPRVLDSLRQPLENGEVAVSRANHRVTYPARFMLVAAMNPCRCGHAYEPGYSCKRAPVDRCTADYQMRISGPLMDRIDLRIEVPAVTAADLILPPPAEGSAEVAKRVAAARDIQLARYAAAGMPQVRTNAEAPSSLLETIAQPDAHGQKLLREAADTMRLTARGYHRVLRVARTLADLDGADAIGRLHLAEALSYRALADDLRRAA from the coding sequence ATGGTCCAGCGGGTTTCCACCGTCGCATTCGAGGGGATCGAGGCCCGCGCGGTCGACGTGCAGGTGCAGGTCGCGCCGGGACTGCCGGCGTTTGCGATCGTCGGCCTGCCCGACAAGGCGGTGTCGGAGGCGCGCGAGCGGGTGCGCTCGGCGCTGATCGCCTCCGGCCTCGCGCTGCCCGCCCGCCGCATCACCGTCAACCTCGCGCCCGCCGACCTGCCCAAGGAAGGCAGCCACTACGACCTGCCGATTGCTCTCGGCCTGATGGCGGCGATCGGCGCGATCCCGCCGGATGCGCTCAGCGGCTTCACCGTGCTCGGCGAACTCGGGCTCGATGGCTCGATCGCAGCCGTCGCGGGCGTGCTGCCCGCCGCGATCGGCGCCAATTCGCGCGACGAGGGGCTGATCTGCCCGGCGGCCTGCGGCTCGGAGGCGGCCTGGGCGAGCCCTGACATCCAGATCATCGCGGCCCACTCGCTGATCCAGATCGCCAACCACTTCAAGGGCACGCAGCTGCTGTGGCGGCCGCAGCCCAAGGTGCATGAGCGCGAGGACGCGCTGCTCGACCTGCGCGACATCAAGGGCCAGGAGAGCGCGAAACGCGCGCTCGAGATCGCCGCTGCCGGCGGACATCATTTGCTGATGATCGGCTCGCCCGGCGCCGGCAAATCGATGCTGGCCGCGCGATTGCCCTCGATCCTGCCGCCGCTGTCGCCGTCCGAGCTGCTCGAGGTCTCGATGATCGCCTCCGTCGCCGGCATGATCCGGGACGGCGCGCTGACCGCGCGGCGGCCGTTCCGCAGCCCGCATCATTCCGCCAGCATGGCCGCGCTGACCGGCGGCGGCATGCGCGCCAAGCCCGGCGAGATCTCGCTCGCGCATCAGGGCGTGCTGTTCCTCGACGAACTGCCGGAGTTCGACCCGCGCGTGCTGGATTCGCTGCGCCAGCCGCTGGAGAACGGCGAGGTCGCGGTGAGCCGCGCCAACCATCGCGTCACCTATCCGGCGCGCTTCATGTTGGTCGCGGCGATGAACCCGTGCCGCTGCGGCCACGCCTATGAGCCCGGCTATTCCTGCAAGCGCGCACCCGTCGACCGCTGCACCGCCGACTACCAGATGCGGATCTCCGGCCCGCTGATGGACCGCATCGATCTCAGGATCGAGGTGCCGGCCGTGACCGCGGCGGACCTGATCCTGCCGCCGCCCGCGGAGGGATCGGCCGAGGTCGCCAAGCGCGTCGCGGCCGCGCGCGACATCCAGCTCGCGCGCTATGCCGCGGCCGGCATGCCGCAGGTCCGCACCAATGCGGAGGCGCCGAGCTCGCTGCTCGAGACCATCGCGCAGCCCGATGCGCACGGCCAGAAGCTGCTGCGCGAAGCCGCCGACACCATGCGCCTCACTGCGCGCGGTTATCACCGTGTGCTGCGGGTGGCGCGCACGCTCGCCGATCTCGACGGCGCGGATGCGATCGGCCGGCTGCATCTCGCCGAGGCGCTGTCCTATCGTGCATTGGCCGACGACCTGCGTCGCGCGGCGTGA
- a CDS encoding TonB-dependent siderophore receptor: MVGFVATRSGTATKTDTPLIETPQSISVITTDQVRNQGAESVGAALRYTAGVSGDVNGGSDTRFGGLQIRGFDMTMPGLYLDGLRLPSSNYVHFLGLDPYGAERLEVLKGPSSAMFGGSGTGGILNYVSKLPTAREFGEVSLSGGSFNRFQGEFDIGGRANKEGTVLWRLTGVARDGETQVDYTKDNRVFIAPAVTVKPNEDTTITFLANYQKERTGWGLQFLPPSGTVWANNGRFIPNTRFVGEPGFNQFDTEQTSVGYMLSHDINDALTFRQNLRYSWMHNEQRSFYGAGYASAADEAAGLLSRGGAGGNSTINSFAVDNQLQGKFVTGMLSHTTLFGIDYRNTSFRDMASSFSTGKINVFAPVYANSWTNNGPYDDTGITQSQAGLYLQDQIKLGRLSFLLGGRQDFVTTDLDNNLAKTSTSTDASAFTGRAAVMYNFDNGIAPYFSYSESFLPVLSINSAGELLKPESGVQYEVGVKYQPVGINALITLAAFDLTRSNVVTYAPPSYFAEQTGEVRSRGVELEGTATLAEGVNIRGGYAYVDAVVTKDPVNVGKAPTTVPLNRFSLWGDYTVQGGAFAGVQFGGGVRYVGSTFGNEANTFKVPASTVVDALVAYTRGNYRLSLNVTNLADTRYVAACYGNTSCFYAEGRKAIAKLTYRW, encoded by the coding sequence GTGGTCGGATTCGTTGCCACGCGTTCGGGGACGGCGACCAAGACCGACACGCCGCTGATCGAAACCCCGCAATCGATCTCGGTGATCACGACGGACCAGGTCAGGAACCAGGGTGCGGAATCGGTGGGCGCGGCGTTGCGCTACACCGCGGGCGTCAGCGGCGACGTCAATGGCGGCTCGGATACCCGCTTCGGCGGCTTGCAGATCCGCGGCTTCGACATGACGATGCCCGGCCTCTATCTCGACGGGCTGCGGCTGCCGAGCAGCAACTATGTTCACTTCCTCGGTCTCGATCCCTATGGCGCCGAGCGCCTCGAAGTGCTGAAGGGGCCTTCTTCCGCGATGTTCGGCGGCAGCGGCACCGGCGGCATCCTCAACTATGTCAGCAAACTGCCGACCGCGCGTGAATTCGGGGAAGTGTCGCTGTCCGGCGGCAGCTTCAACCGCTTCCAGGGCGAGTTCGATATCGGTGGCCGCGCCAACAAGGAAGGCACGGTGCTGTGGCGCCTGACCGGCGTCGCGCGCGACGGCGAGACCCAGGTCGATTACACCAAGGACAACAGGGTCTTCATCGCGCCCGCCGTCACGGTGAAGCCGAACGAGGACACCACGATCACCTTCCTGGCGAATTATCAGAAGGAGCGGACCGGCTGGGGCCTCCAGTTCCTGCCGCCGTCCGGCACGGTCTGGGCCAACAATGGCCGCTTCATTCCGAACACGCGGTTCGTCGGCGAGCCCGGCTTCAATCAGTTCGACACCGAGCAGACCTCGGTCGGCTACATGCTGTCGCACGACATCAACGACGCGCTGACCTTCCGCCAGAACCTGCGCTACTCGTGGATGCACAACGAGCAGAGGAGTTTCTACGGCGCCGGCTACGCGTCGGCGGCCGACGAAGCCGCGGGCCTGCTGTCGCGCGGCGGCGCCGGCGGCAACTCGACGATCAATTCCTTCGCGGTCGACAACCAGCTGCAAGGCAAGTTCGTCACCGGCATGCTGAGCCACACCACGCTGTTTGGCATCGACTACCGCAACACCTCGTTCCGCGACATGGCCTCGAGCTTCAGCACCGGCAAGATCAACGTGTTTGCGCCGGTCTACGCCAACAGCTGGACCAACAACGGACCGTATGACGACACCGGCATTACGCAGTCGCAGGCCGGTCTTTACTTGCAGGACCAGATCAAACTCGGCCGGTTGTCGTTCCTGCTCGGCGGACGGCAGGATTTCGTCACCACGGACCTCGACAACAACCTCGCGAAGACCTCGACGTCGACCGACGCCTCGGCGTTCACCGGCCGCGCCGCCGTGATGTACAATTTCGACAACGGCATCGCGCCCTATTTCAGCTACTCGGAATCATTCCTGCCGGTGCTGAGCATCAACTCCGCCGGAGAGCTGCTGAAGCCGGAAAGCGGGGTGCAGTACGAAGTCGGCGTCAAGTACCAGCCGGTCGGTATCAATGCGCTGATCACGCTGGCGGCCTTCGACCTGACCCGGTCCAACGTCGTCACCTACGCGCCGCCATCCTACTTTGCGGAGCAGACCGGCGAGGTCAGGTCGCGCGGCGTCGAGCTCGAGGGCACTGCGACGCTGGCCGAGGGCGTCAACATCCGCGGCGGCTACGCCTATGTCGATGCGGTCGTGACCAAGGATCCGGTCAATGTCGGCAAGGCGCCGACCACCGTGCCGCTCAACCGCTTCTCGCTGTGGGGCGATTACACCGTTCAGGGCGGTGCGTTCGCCGGCGTTCAGTTCGGCGGCGGCGTCCGCTATGTCGGATCGACCTTCGGCAACGAGGCCAACACCTTCAAGGTGCCGGCGTCCACGGTCGTCGATGCGCTGGTCGCCTACACCAGGGGCAATTATCGCCTCTCCCTCAACGTCACCAACCTCGCCGACACGCGTTACGTGGCGGCCTGCTACGGCAATACGAGCTGCTTCTACGCAGAGGGTCGGAAGGCGATCGCCAAGCTGACGTATCGCTGGTGA
- a CDS encoding YraN family protein, with amino-acid sequence MAKPGSAKTDSASPERVAAFRTGISAESRAAALLIAKGYRILARRFRTPYGEIDLVARKRNLVAFVEVKARASLDEAAYAVTPRQQQRIVNAAQAWLMAHPEHAEFDLRFDAVLIAPKSLPRHLLAAFDASP; translated from the coding sequence ATGGCGAAGCCCGGTAGTGCCAAGACTGACAGCGCCTCGCCGGAGCGCGTCGCCGCATTCCGCACCGGCATCTCGGCCGAAAGCCGCGCCGCGGCGCTTCTGATCGCCAAGGGCTATCGCATCCTGGCAAGGCGCTTCCGCACGCCCTATGGCGAGATCGACCTCGTCGCACGCAAGCGCAATCTCGTCGCCTTCGTCGAGGTCAAGGCCCGTGCCAGCCTCGATGAAGCCGCCTATGCCGTGACGCCGCGCCAGCAGCAGCGCATCGTCAATGCCGCCCAGGCCTGGCTGATGGCGCATCCCGAACATGCCGAATTTGATCTCAGATTCGACGCCGTGCTGATTGCGCCGAAGAGCCTGCCGCGCCATCTGTTAGCGGCATTCGACGCAAGCCCTTGA
- the rdgB gene encoding RdgB/HAM1 family non-canonical purine NTP pyrophosphatase has protein sequence MHRRITGRLVIATHNPGKLAEMRELLAPHGVEAVSAGELGLAEPEETGDSFRANAAIKAIAAAKATGLPAFADDSGLVVDALDGAPGIYSARWAGESKDFMAAMTRIERLLQERGATTSEQRKAHFVSALCVAWPDDHLEEVEARVDGTLVWPPRGTAGFGYDPAFLPDGYTRTFGEMTSIEKHGLPPHGLGLSHRARAFVKLAEICLEPR, from the coding sequence ATGCATCGCCGAATCACCGGAAGGCTCGTCATCGCCACCCATAATCCCGGCAAGCTTGCCGAGATGCGGGAACTGCTGGCGCCGCACGGCGTCGAGGCGGTGTCGGCCGGCGAACTCGGCCTTGCCGAGCCCGAGGAGACCGGCGACAGTTTTCGCGCCAATGCGGCGATCAAGGCCATCGCCGCGGCGAAGGCGACCGGCTTGCCGGCCTTCGCCGACGATTCTGGCCTTGTGGTCGACGCGCTCGACGGCGCCCCGGGAATCTACTCGGCGCGCTGGGCCGGCGAGAGCAAGGACTTCATGGCGGCGATGACGCGGATCGAACGCCTGTTGCAGGAGCGCGGCGCCACAACATCCGAGCAGCGCAAGGCGCATTTCGTCTCGGCGCTGTGCGTGGCGTGGCCCGACGATCATCTCGAAGAGGTCGAGGCCCGTGTCGACGGAACGCTGGTCTGGCCGCCACGCGGCACCGCCGGCTTCGGCTATGATCCGGCGTTTCTGCCTGACGGATACACGCGGACGTTCGGCGAGATGACCAGCATCGAGAAGCACGGCCTGCCGCCGCACGGGCTCGGCCTGTCGCATCGCGCCCGCGCCTTCGTGAAGCTCGCGGAGATCTGCCTTGAGCCACGCTGA
- a CDS encoding MBL fold metallo-hydrolase, whose protein sequence is MTLNVSRRSLLALGAGLGASTLLGGTAQARAPKLGTQTPYWHRFVLGDAEVTVVSDGPLPLGDPSGTFTGVPKEEVKKMLSDNFLSPDNVVLEQNSPIVNMGDRLILFDTGMGTSQAFGPTTGRQQKSMKEAGIKPEDIDAVVLSHAHIDHIGGIVDADNKPLFPNAQYYIAQSDLDFWTDEGKMGSPLKDFVVHARKNLLPVRDRIVFFKDGQEFLPGVQAIAAPGHTVGHTIFMVSSGGKSFAFLGDLSHHAVLLLERPRMEFSYDTDPKQAAASRVKLLETLAVNRTPVMSYHFAWPGYGHVAKAGEGYHYYPEPMQMTL, encoded by the coding sequence ATGACGCTCAATGTCTCACGACGATCCTTGCTCGCGCTCGGCGCCGGTCTCGGCGCCAGCACACTCCTCGGCGGCACCGCGCAGGCGCGTGCGCCGAAGCTCGGCACACAGACTCCCTATTGGCACCGTTTCGTGCTCGGCGACGCCGAAGTGACCGTCGTCTCCGACGGCCCGCTTCCGCTCGGCGATCCCTCCGGCACCTTCACCGGCGTGCCGAAGGAAGAGGTGAAGAAGATGCTGTCCGACAACTTCCTCTCGCCCGACAATGTCGTGCTCGAGCAGAACTCGCCGATCGTCAACATGGGCGACAGGCTGATCCTGTTCGACACCGGCATGGGCACCTCGCAGGCGTTCGGCCCGACCACCGGGCGGCAGCAGAAGAGCATGAAGGAAGCCGGCATCAAGCCGGAGGACATCGACGCCGTCGTGCTGTCGCACGCGCATATCGACCACATCGGTGGCATCGTCGATGCCGACAACAAGCCGCTGTTCCCGAATGCGCAGTACTACATCGCGCAGAGCGATCTCGATTTCTGGACCGACGAAGGCAAGATGGGCAGTCCGTTGAAGGACTTTGTCGTGCACGCCCGCAAGAACCTGCTGCCGGTGCGCGACCGCATCGTGTTCTTCAAGGATGGCCAGGAATTCCTGCCCGGTGTGCAGGCGATCGCGGCGCCCGGCCACACCGTGGGCCACACCATCTTCATGGTGAGCTCGGGCGGCAAATCCTTCGCCTTCCTCGGCGACCTGTCGCATCACGCGGTGCTTCTGCTGGAGCGGCCGCGGATGGAGTTCTCCTACGACACCGATCCGAAGCAGGCGGCGGCCTCGCGGGTCAAGCTGCTGGAGACGCTGGCCGTGAACAGGACGCCTGTCATGTCCTATCACTTCGCCTGGCCGGGCTACGGCCACGTCGCCAAGGCCGGCGAGGGCTACCACTATTATCCCGAGCCGATGCAGATGACGCTGTGA
- the rph gene encoding ribonuclease PH — MRPSRRAPDELRPVSLERGVVKYAEGSCMVKFGDTHVLVTATLEERLPPWLKGQGRGWVTAEYGMLPRATLERTRREASAGKQGGRTVEIQRLIGRSLRAAIDLEALGERQITVDCDVIQADGGTRTASITGAWVALADCINWMKTRNMLKANVLRDNVAAISCGIYQGTPVLDLDYAEDSEADTDANFVMTGDGRIIEVQGTAEKTPFSQDELLALMALARKGVARLVDLQKIAVA, encoded by the coding sequence GGAACGCGGCGTCGTCAAATATGCCGAGGGTTCCTGCATGGTGAAGTTCGGCGACACCCATGTGCTGGTGACGGCGACCTTGGAAGAGCGGTTGCCGCCATGGCTGAAGGGCCAGGGCCGCGGCTGGGTCACCGCCGAATACGGCATGCTGCCGCGCGCCACGCTGGAACGCACCCGCCGCGAGGCCTCCGCCGGCAAGCAGGGCGGCCGCACGGTCGAGATCCAGCGGCTGATCGGCCGCTCGCTGCGCGCGGCGATCGATCTCGAAGCGCTCGGCGAGCGCCAGATCACGGTCGATTGCGACGTCATCCAGGCCGATGGCGGCACCCGCACCGCCTCGATCACCGGCGCCTGGGTGGCGCTGGCCGACTGCATCAACTGGATGAAGACCCGCAACATGCTGAAGGCCAACGTGTTGCGCGACAATGTGGCGGCGATCTCCTGCGGCATCTACCAGGGCACGCCGGTGCTCGATCTCGACTATGCCGAGGATTCCGAGGCCGACACCGACGCCAATTTCGTCATGACCGGCGACGGCCGCATCATCGAGGTGCAGGGCACCGCCGAGAAGACGCCGTTCTCGCAGGACGAATTGCTGGCGCTGATGGCGCTGGCGCGCAAAGGTGTCGCGCGTCTGGTCGACTTGCAAAAGATCGCGGTGGCGTAG
- the gshB gene encoding glutathione synthase, which translates to MKLKIAVQMDPIARINIRGDSTFALLLEAQKRGHGISYYTPDKLSLRGEELVAPVQPLTVRDEVGNHFTLGEAKREALNGFDVVLLRQDPPFDLAYITSTHFLERIHPNTLVVNNPASVRNAPEKLFVMNFPQLMPPTLISRDLDEINAFRDQHGAVVMKPLHGHGGAAVFRVMPQDMNFGSLFDMFSVTFKEPWVIQRFLPEVKHGDKRIILVDGEFAGAVNRVPAADDLRSNMVRGGAAKATELSDREREICATLGPALRERGLLFVGIDVIDGNLTEINVTSPTGIRAIQRLNGPDVAAMIWDTIEKKRAAK; encoded by the coding sequence ATGAAATTGAAGATCGCCGTCCAGATGGATCCTATCGCGCGCATCAACATCCGCGGCGATTCCACCTTTGCGCTGCTGCTCGAGGCGCAGAAGCGCGGCCACGGCATCTCCTACTACACGCCCGACAAGCTGTCGCTGCGCGGCGAGGAGCTGGTGGCGCCGGTGCAGCCGCTCACCGTGCGCGACGAGGTCGGCAATCATTTCACGCTCGGTGAAGCAAAGCGCGAGGCGCTGAACGGCTTCGACGTCGTGCTGCTGCGGCAGGATCCGCCATTCGATCTCGCCTACATCACTTCGACGCACTTTCTGGAGCGCATCCATCCAAACACCCTTGTCGTCAACAACCCGGCCAGCGTGCGCAACGCGCCGGAAAAGCTGTTCGTGATGAACTTCCCGCAGCTGATGCCGCCGACCCTGATCTCGCGCGACCTCGACGAGATCAACGCCTTCCGCGACCAGCACGGCGCGGTCGTCATGAAGCCGTTGCACGGCCATGGCGGCGCCGCGGTGTTCCGCGTGATGCCGCAGGACATGAACTTCGGCTCGCTGTTCGACATGTTCTCGGTCACCTTCAAGGAGCCCTGGGTGATCCAGCGCTTCCTCCCCGAGGTGAAGCATGGCGACAAGCGCATCATCCTGGTCGACGGCGAGTTCGCCGGCGCCGTCAACCGCGTGCCGGCGGCGGATGACCTGCGCTCCAACATGGTGCGCGGTGGCGCGGCCAAGGCGACCGAGCTGTCGGATCGCGAGCGAGAAATCTGCGCGACGCTCGGACCGGCGCTGCGCGAGCGTGGCCTGCTGTTCGTCGGCATCGACGTGATCGACGGCAATCTGACCGAGATCAACGTCACCTCGCCGACCGGCATCCGCGCCATTCAACGGCTCAATGGCCCCGACGTCGCAGCGATGATCTGGGATACCATCGAGAAGAAGCGCGCCGCCAAATAA
- the rsmI gene encoding 16S rRNA (cytidine(1402)-2'-O)-methyltransferase gives MRAKASSLHHPDATAGAAAKTLAKTFSIGGQQLAAPRAAPGLHLVATPIGNLADITLRALETLAGVDVIACEDTRITRRLTERYAISAELALYHEHNAAQARPKILERLAQGAAIALVSDAGTPLISDPGFKLVREVCAAGHAVIAVPGPSSVLTALSVAALPTDRFFFEGFLPAKEHARRARLSELARIDSTLVMFESGNRVQDTLRDLAAIMAGRDAAICRELTKLHEEIKRAPVAELAAGADALETRGEFVLVIGPPADDAGVMDENSLDDLLRAQLARGSVKDAVAHAVELSGRPRREVYARALELAKSTGDGDGEAR, from the coding sequence ATGCGCGCAAAAGCCAGTTCCCTCCACCATCCGGACGCCACGGCGGGCGCTGCGGCCAAGACTTTGGCCAAGACCTTTTCGATCGGCGGCCAGCAACTGGCCGCGCCAAGGGCTGCACCCGGGCTGCATCTGGTGGCGACCCCGATTGGAAATCTCGCCGACATCACCCTGCGCGCGCTGGAGACGCTGGCCGGCGTCGACGTCATCGCCTGCGAGGACACCAGGATCACCCGCCGGCTGACCGAGCGTTACGCGATCAGTGCCGAGCTCGCGCTCTATCACGAGCACAACGCCGCGCAAGCGCGGCCCAAGATCCTGGAGCGGCTGGCACAGGGCGCCGCGATCGCGCTGGTGTCCGACGCCGGCACGCCGCTGATCTCCGATCCCGGCTTCAAGCTGGTACGCGAGGTCTGCGCCGCCGGGCATGCCGTCATTGCGGTGCCCGGGCCGTCATCGGTGCTGACCGCGCTATCGGTCGCGGCGCTGCCGACCGACCGGTTCTTCTTCGAGGGATTCCTGCCGGCCAAGGAGCACGCGCGCCGCGCGCGGCTGAGCGAGCTCGCCCGGATCGATTCGACGCTCGTGATGTTCGAATCCGGCAATCGCGTGCAGGACACGCTGCGCGACCTCGCCGCGATCATGGCCGGGCGTGATGCGGCAATCTGCCGCGAGCTGACCAAGCTGCACGAGGAGATCAAGCGCGCACCGGTCGCCGAGCTTGCAGCCGGCGCGGACGCGCTGGAGACCCGCGGCGAGTTCGTGCTGGTGATCGGGCCGCCGGCCGACGATGCCGGGGTGATGGACGAGAATTCGCTCGACGATCTGCTGCGCGCGCAACTCGCCCGCGGCAGCGTCAAGGATGCGGTCGCCCACGCGGTCGAGCTGTCGGGCCGGCCGCGCCGCGAGGTCTATGCGCGCGCGCTCGAGCTGGCGAAATCGACCGGGGACGGCGATGGCGAAGCCCGGTAG
- the hemW gene encoding radical SAM family heme chaperone HemW, with translation MSHAERTAFGVYVHWPFCLSKCPYCDFNSHVRHAPVDEDRFVRAFAREIETTAARVPGREVTSIFLGGGTPSLMQPQTVGAVLDAIGKHWSVARDVEVTLEANPTSVEATRFRGYRTAGVNRVSLGVQALDDASLKALGRLHTAREALDAVAIARSAFDRYSFDLIYARPDQTPLMWADELKQAISEAAEHLSLYQLTIEEGTPFFGLHAAGKLQTPDEATSRALYDVTQEVCAREGLPAYEISNHARPGVECKHNLVYWRGEEYAGIGPGAHGRLDIDGVRHATATERRPEAWLLNVEERGHGVVSDDGLNSEERADEFLLMGLRLVEGIDPKRYAQLSGRALDPQRITLLREEGAIAVDADGRLRVTKSGFPVLDAVVADLAA, from the coding sequence TTGAGCCACGCTGAACGAACAGCATTCGGCGTCTACGTGCACTGGCCGTTCTGCCTGTCGAAGTGCCCGTATTGCGATTTCAACAGCCATGTCCGGCATGCGCCGGTCGACGAAGATCGTTTCGTGCGCGCCTTCGCCCGCGAGATCGAGACCACCGCCGCGCGGGTGCCGGGACGCGAAGTCACATCGATCTTCCTCGGCGGCGGCACGCCCTCGCTGATGCAGCCGCAGACCGTTGGCGCCGTGCTCGATGCGATCGGCAAGCACTGGTCGGTCGCACGCGACGTCGAGGTCACGCTGGAGGCCAATCCGACCAGCGTCGAGGCGACGCGCTTTCGTGGCTATCGCACCGCGGGCGTCAACCGCGTCTCGCTCGGCGTGCAGGCGCTCGACGATGCGTCACTGAAGGCATTGGGCCGCCTGCATACGGCGCGCGAGGCGCTCGACGCGGTCGCGATCGCGCGCTCGGCGTTCGATCGCTATTCATTCGACCTGATCTACGCCCGTCCAGACCAGACGCCGCTGATGTGGGCCGATGAATTGAAGCAGGCGATCTCGGAAGCCGCCGAGCATCTGTCGCTCTATCAGCTCACGATCGAGGAAGGCACGCCGTTCTTCGGACTGCACGCCGCCGGCAAATTGCAGACGCCGGACGAGGCGACGTCGCGCGCACTCTACGACGTCACGCAGGAGGTCTGCGCCCGCGAGGGCTTGCCGGCCTATGAGATCTCCAACCACGCCCGCCCCGGCGTGGAGTGCAAGCACAATCTGGTCTACTGGCGCGGCGAGGAATATGCCGGCATCGGTCCCGGCGCGCATGGCAGGCTCGACATCGATGGCGTCAGGCATGCGACCGCGACCGAGCGGCGTCCCGAAGCCTGGCTGTTGAACGTCGAGGAACGCGGCCATGGCGTCGTCAGCGATGACGGCCTGAACAGCGAAGAGCGCGCCGACGAGTTCCTGCTGATGGGACTGCGGCTGGTCGAGGGTATCGATCCGAAGCGCTATGCGCAGCTCTCCGGCCGCGCGCTCGATCCGCAGCGGATCACGCTGCTGCGTGAGGAGGGTGCGATCGCGGTCGATGCCGACGGCCGGCTGCGCGTGACCAAGTCGGGATTTCCGGTGCTCGACGCCGTGGTCGCGGATCTCGCGGCCTAA